A window from Desertifilum tharense IPPAS B-1220 encodes these proteins:
- a CDS encoding glycosyltransferase, whose translation MNHLSDRNSERFPWVTLVMLGLLAIAGSLLVAWVADVRGVSQLFARLQMWQDAPHWLLDVPEISRQYLLLPTLALVTIAIAVMHLSPVPQTWSRVVIVGILLALTLRYLLWRSLSTLNLSNPLDGAFSIALLLMEFSVIFSNSWQLYLNLKVKLRTREANRLSQAVLAGDYIPSVDILIPTYDEPAAILRRTLIGCQALDYPNKQVYLLDDTRRPEIKALAAQLGCHYITRPHNLHAKAGNLNHAIAQTSGELIAVFDADFIPTTNFLTRTVGFFQQAKIALVQTHQSFYNTDPVARNLGIQNWVPQEVEVFSRYYQVLRDSVETALCYGSSFVARRSALEKIGGFVTDSLSEDYYTSVRLSANGDRVIYLNESLSAGLCAENMAGHILQRLRWARGTLQGFFIAANPLRIPGLSFMQRLAHFEGMVQWFTSTFRLFFLLAPLAYTFLGVSPFNTTFAALFYFFFPYYLIQLLSYSWLNYRSRSALLSDIYSVAQCIPVSLTVVQTLFKPFGKSFQVTPKGTSRDRYQFNWSLAFPLIILLIATSVCLLDNLSVLKPYYFSSNGLIPTPTTQIAEAQWSFFWNSYNLLVLGVALIVLVDIPKPDIYEWFPLQRIVKILPQENGREVWGMTAKISEAGTQIILSETGNFPEYFSDTVQLEFVESGLQLSGKVLQRGSQLSIQFQEMDDAQYFQLVKLLFCQPERWKPLQTPNELRSLFLLLIALSQPLKPAYSWIQTQQRRICNRRHHQIVTRH comes from the coding sequence ATGAATCACTTGTCGGATCGGAATTCTGAGCGTTTTCCCTGGGTGACGCTGGTAATGCTGGGTTTATTAGCGATCGCAGGTAGTTTGCTGGTAGCTTGGGTAGCAGATGTGCGAGGGGTGAGTCAACTGTTTGCTAGGCTACAAATGTGGCAAGATGCCCCGCATTGGTTGCTGGATGTTCCGGAGATTTCTCGTCAATATCTGCTATTACCCACCCTAGCACTGGTGACGATCGCGATCGCGGTTATGCATTTATCGCCAGTACCGCAAACTTGGTCCCGCGTTGTCATTGTAGGGATTTTACTGGCGTTAACGCTACGTTATCTCTTATGGCGATCGCTCTCTACCCTCAACCTCAGCAACCCTTTAGATGGAGCGTTCAGCATTGCTCTATTGTTGATGGAATTCAGCGTTATCTTCAGCAATAGCTGGCAGTTGTATCTCAATCTTAAGGTTAAACTCCGCACCCGCGAAGCCAACCGATTGTCTCAGGCGGTATTGGCAGGCGATTATATTCCTAGCGTTGATATCTTAATTCCCACCTACGATGAACCGGCTGCGATTCTGCGGCGAACGTTAATCGGCTGTCAAGCTTTAGACTATCCCAATAAGCAGGTGTATTTGTTAGATGATACCCGCAGACCGGAGATTAAAGCCCTCGCCGCACAACTGGGCTGTCACTACATCACCCGTCCCCATAACTTACATGCTAAAGCGGGAAACCTCAATCATGCGATCGCTCAAACGTCTGGAGAACTCATTGCGGTTTTCGATGCTGACTTTATTCCCACTACTAACTTTCTAACCCGCACGGTGGGTTTCTTTCAACAGGCAAAAATTGCCCTCGTCCAAACCCACCAAAGCTTTTATAATACCGATCCAGTGGCTCGCAATTTAGGGATTCAAAACTGGGTTCCCCAGGAAGTTGAAGTCTTTTCCCGTTATTACCAAGTTCTGCGCGATAGCGTTGAGACGGCTTTGTGTTATGGGAGTTCTTTTGTGGCTAGACGTTCCGCCCTAGAGAAAATTGGCGGATTTGTCACCGACTCTCTCAGCGAAGATTACTATACTAGCGTGCGACTGTCGGCTAATGGCGATCGCGTTATTTACCTCAATGAAAGTCTCAGCGCTGGACTTTGTGCAGAAAATATGGCTGGTCATATTCTACAACGCCTGCGTTGGGCTAGAGGCACGCTTCAGGGCTTTTTTATTGCGGCGAACCCCTTACGCATTCCCGGCTTAAGTTTCATGCAACGTTTGGCGCATTTTGAGGGGATGGTTCAATGGTTTACCAGTACGTTTCGTCTCTTCTTCTTACTCGCGCCTCTGGCTTATACCTTTTTAGGGGTAAGTCCCTTTAATACAACGTTTGCAGCCCTATTTTACTTTTTCTTTCCCTATTATCTGATTCAATTACTTTCCTATTCTTGGCTTAATTATCGCAGTCGATCCGCCTTGCTTTCTGATATTTATAGCGTGGCACAATGCATCCCAGTTTCCCTAACCGTTGTGCAAACTCTATTTAAACCATTTGGCAAAAGTTTTCAAGTTACGCCCAAGGGAACCTCGCGCGATCGCTATCAGTTCAACTGGTCTTTAGCCTTCCCTTTAATTATCCTACTAATCGCCACTTCAGTTTGCTTGCTCGATAATCTTTCTGTCCTCAAACCCTACTATTTCTCCTCTAATGGACTCATCCCCACCCCAACAACCCAAATTGCTGAGGCGCAGTGGAGTTTCTTCTGGAATAGCTACAATCTTCTCGTTTTAGGAGTGGCGTTAATTGTCCTTGTTGATATCCCGAAACCGGATATTTATGAGTGGTTTCCTTTACAACGAATTGTCAAAATTTTGCCCCAAGAAAACGGACGCGAAGTGTGGGGAATGACTGCAAAAATATCGGAAGCTGGAACCCAAATTATCCTTTCAGAAACCGGAAATTTTCCTGAATATTTTTCCGATACGGTTCAACTAGAATTCGTTGAATCTGGGTTGCAACTGAGCGGTAAAGTATTACAACGGGGTTCTCAGCTTTCTATTCAATTCCAAGAGATGGATGATGCACAATACTTTCAATTAGTCAAGCTTTTGTTTTGCCAGCCCGAACGCTGGAAGCCGCTCCAAACGCCGAACGAATTGCGATCGCTCTTTCTGTTATTGATTGCCTTATCTCAACCCTTAAAACCCGCCTACTCTTGGATTCAAACGCAGCAGCGGCGCATTTGCAATCGGCGTCATCATCAAATCGTAACGCGCCATTAG
- a CDS encoding glycosyltransferase family 2 protein, which yields MQSLSVNQQPLVPSDLTPSVIEVSVIVPIYNEVESIPHLVEAITSTLNQTGLSYELICVDDGSRDGSGELLKQQTLIHPHLRAIVLRRNYGQTPAMAAGFNHARGKVLITLDGDLQNDPADIPDLLAKLNEGYDLVSGWRKNRQDAALTRLLPSKIANWLIGRLTGVKLHDYGCSLKAYRAEVVADMNLYGELHRFLPALAYIEGARITEMPVRHHARRFGQSKYGLGRTFRVLMDLFTIFFMKKFLTRPMHVFGLFGLGSTILGVSIGLYLTFLKLGLGQSIGDRPLLILAVVLVLTGVQLFSFGLLAELLMRTYHESQNRPIYRVREIVGADTPAP from the coding sequence ATGCAATCGTTATCGGTCAATCAGCAGCCCCTCGTTCCATCAGACTTAACCCCTTCCGTCATTGAGGTTTCGGTAATTGTACCGATTTACAATGAAGTTGAAAGCATTCCCCATCTGGTTGAAGCCATTACCTCAACGTTGAACCAAACGGGGTTAAGCTACGAACTCATTTGCGTCGATGATGGTTCTAGAGATGGTTCTGGCGAACTGCTCAAGCAACAAACCTTAATCCATCCCCACCTGCGCGCCATTGTCTTGCGGCGTAACTATGGACAAACCCCCGCAATGGCTGCTGGCTTTAACCATGCGAGAGGTAAAGTCCTGATTACCCTAGATGGCGACTTGCAAAACGATCCGGCAGATATTCCCGATCTCCTTGCCAAACTCAACGAAGGCTATGATTTAGTGAGTGGTTGGCGCAAAAACCGCCAAGACGCAGCCCTAACCCGCCTCCTCCCTTCCAAAATTGCCAACTGGCTGATCGGTCGCCTCACAGGTGTTAAGCTGCATGATTATGGCTGCTCGCTGAAAGCCTACCGCGCTGAAGTCGTCGCCGATATGAACCTTTACGGCGAGTTACACCGCTTTTTACCTGCCCTAGCCTACATTGAAGGGGCCCGAATTACAGAAATGCCCGTACGCCACCACGCCCGTCGCTTTGGTCAAAGTAAGTATGGACTAGGGCGAACCTTCCGCGTTTTGATGGATTTGTTTACGATCTTCTTTATGAAGAAATTCCTAACCCGCCCGATGCATGTTTTCGGGTTATTCGGCTTAGGTTCAACGATTTTAGGGGTGAGTATTGGTCTGTATTTGACCTTCTTAAAACTCGGCTTAGGTCAAAGTATTGGCGATCGCCCTTTACTGATCTTAGCCGTTGTTCTCGTTCTCACCGGCGTCCAGTTGTTTAGTTTCGGCTTACTCGCAGAACTCTTGATGCGAACCTACCACGAATCGCAAAACCGCCCCATCTACCGCGTTAGAGAAATTGTTGGCGCTGATACTCCCGCGCCTTAG